The segment GGTAATTCAAACACTACACCGACACTTAACATGAGCATGACAACAAAGCGAATATAATAATCAATCGCAATGATTGGAGAAACTGAATAAGGCTGACTGATATTCATAAAAAAGCGGAGCGCCAGGGGAAGCATCAGGTAATAGGCCATGGCAGAGCCGACAATGAAACAGAAAAACGTGATGACGATTAAAAGTCCTACCCATTTACGTTCTTTCCTGTATAAACCCGGCTTCACAAAAGCCCAGATCTGATAAACCAGAACGGGAATTGACAGAATCAAGCCCCCGACAAAGGCCACAAGAACCTGAACGATAAACATTCCCTGAACTTTAAGGACCTGCAGATGAATGGGGGGATTCAGCATAAGGGCCGGATGAATCAAAAAATCTATCATCTCTTTTGCATAGATAAAACAGGCCACACCTGTCAGAACAATAGCCAGAATACTGTAAAAGAGCCGTTTTCTCAGTTCAGTCAGGTGATCCATAAAACTCATTTCAGGAAGTTCCTGCCTTGTATCTGTGGACTGGCTTTCTTTCGTCATTTCCATGCCTTCTTGTTGATTTCCATCCATTAAATCTCAGCAGAAGTTACGGAAAATTCATTTGCCTGCCAATTTTGTTCTATTTATATTTTCAGGCTTTTTGACGAAATGGGGAATTAGCTCAGCTGGGAGAGCGCTTGAATGGCATTCAAGAGGTCAGCGGTTCGATCCCGCTATTCTCCACACCTCATAATTGATAAAATTGCTTTTTATATAATTAAATAAATTTGTTTAGTGCTATGAAACAAAGAATCAACATTTTCATTCTTCACTTCTTTGGTCAGCAGCAATGACTAACAAGATAAATCTCATTCATTTAGTTATAATAACACATGTTAATATTATTCAATCATCCTCCCCGGCATTTACCAATCTCTTCTCTCCGGACTGAAGTTCGGGGTCATTCAGAAGATCAGAACTCAATATCAATTCCGACAGGACAATGATCCGAACCCATGACCTGATCCAGAATAAATGCATCTTTCACATTCTCTTTGAGATCATGGGAAATATAGAAATAATCGATACGCCACCCGATATTCCGGGGACGGGCATTTGTCCGGTAAGACCACCAGGAATAACGGTCCGGTTCATCAGGATGAAAAAGACGAAAGATATCCACATAACCATGATCTTCCAGTTTATCCATCCAGGCCCGCTCAATGGGTAAAAATCCTGACGTCTGCTCATTTTCTTTTGGTCTGGCAAGATCTATGGGATGATGGGCCGTATTGTAATCTCCACAGATAATGAGTTTTTCCCCTTGCTTCCTCAGTGACTCAAAATAGTGAAGAGCCTCTTCATAAAAATCCAGTTTATAGCGGAGTCTTTCGTCATTCATTTG is part of the Candidatus Neomarinimicrobiota bacterium genome and harbors:
- the tatC gene encoding twin-arginine translocase subunit TatC, which translates into the protein MDGNQQEGMEMTKESQSTDTRQELPEMSFMDHLTELRKRLFYSILAIVLTGVACFIYAKEMIDFLIHPALMLNPPIHLQVLKVQGMFIVQVLVAFVGGLILSIPVLVYQIWAFVKPGLYRKERKWVGLLIVITFFCFIVGSAMAYYLMLPLALRFFMNISQPYSVSPIIAIDYYIRFVVMLMLSVGVVFELPVLSFILAKMGVLHAGFMKKTRKYALIVIFILAAILTPPDPFTQMLMAVPLIIVYEISITIVRLSEKSSS
- the xth gene encoding exodeoxyribonuclease III; its protein translation is MKLISWNVNGLRAVLRKGLPDILLQLGGDIVCLQETKIQEDQLTNEMLNPAGYPFAYYHFAERKGYSGVATYSKIEPEEIRRGIGDRWNDHEGRVLLTRFKNFTLLNIYFPNGQMNDERLRYKLDFYEEALHYFESLRKQGEKLIICGDYNTAHHPIDLARPKENEQTSGFLPIERAWMDKLEDHGYVDIFRLFHPDEPDRYSWWSYRTNARPRNIGWRIDYFYISHDLKENVKDAFILDQVMGSDHCPVGIDIEF